The following nucleotide sequence is from Desulfobacterales bacterium.
TAATAACCGTCCCATTTCGCACCTAAAAATAAAAGATCAGAGGGTTCGCGGCTGCGTTTATATTGGCCGCTCGCGGCCGTCTTCCCCTGATCTTTCCTAATATAAGTATACTGGCAGGCCAGGAGGGATTCGAACCCCCAACACCCGGATTTGGAGTCCGGTGCTCTACCAATTAGAGCTACTGGCCTAAAAGATCTCCGCCACCAACATTGACAAGTAGATCGGAGAAGCCCTCATGTACATCCGGCAAGCATGATCCCTATTTCGTCTCCTTATGCGGCGTATGCTTTCGGCAAAAGCGGCAATACTTTGAAAACTCCAGCTTATCGGGCGTCGTACGCTTATTTTTGGTAGTTGTGTAGTTTCTCCGTTTGCATTCTGAACATGCAAGGGTGACTATTACTCTCACGAAACGTCTCCTTCACCTTTATTCGATGATTTCGCTGACGACAC
It contains:
- the rpmG gene encoding 50S ribosomal protein L33, with the protein product MRVIVTLACSECKRRNYTTTKNKRTTPDKLEFSKYCRFCRKHTPHKETK